In a single window of the Gadus macrocephalus chromosome 6, ASM3116895v1 genome:
- the nsd3 gene encoding histone-lysine N-methyltransferase NSD3 isoform X6: MDFSFSFMQGIMGNTIQQPPQLIDSANIRQEGPYDTGSDPGEDGGPSYDAALEAEFSYPPSASEDMPQVSNGYPPGLGMFDPQTKFSMYSQFPNGSANGYGPIRGYGEHGLLSGEGTVLRGPGLQERPLSPVSPPLPTHHPHLLHHSHHPHTLPYHSSLPHLQAHAHPHTQSPPPHQSQHHLSHTPHIMTHTLPPPPPLLLPPSTPPPSLVDGAPSCLPHHAPSTAHSGVLMKTNSPEIKLKIIKTYQNGKELFESALCGDLLQELQEETQKDQVTQMQRRNERKKEKRKKSARLQVQVKEEGLDLDQPQESSTDQTVTETETQVQLQPTEPPLAQTERPQKTVIKAEAKTLKVPKVHHPSVIQETGFCKEFVIGDLVWSKVGTYPWWPCMVSSDPQMKVHTRINTRGHREYHVQFFGSVAERAWIHEKRIVIYQGEHQFEELQAETLRKTNNLAEKHKLLKPIPQRERAQWEVGVGHAEDAFVMTKQERIDNYTFIYVDPDPNQPPPAKKPPPARPEKRTQRSASAVKKEEAGVTSPTREPPPPPPPPLSQQPQQSHQPQQPRRQLPRRQCSIQNASDGTNPQASDGERGGKRADPSPAGSQTPETASEAGIGPESPPPVRAWKTAAARKLLPLSITMKKLNVEITKCDWPLLQRKVVPSPKREREEEEEEEEEKEERVEGEVRQPDLGYCSPEQDCGAKPEPSPEEEEEEEAEEAEEDREERRGSPASQRSEEGGMHPTSSPGSHHSSPPGSQERKQQRRSIRSRSESERGGDPVPKKKTKKEQAELAPETTLRTGSQKGASEISDACKPLKKRSRASTDVEMASSQYRDTSDSDSRGLNDPQGLFGKGLDSPAAADADASDTQSVDSNMSQQTSTSGKKDTVCQICEVFGEGLVVCEGDCSRHFHLECLGLTALVDNKFTCSECKNGNHSCFSCKMSGQEVTRCSMPGCGCFYHKECVWKLPGATGVAGGGFCCPQHTCFTCCLERDLEKAGKGRMMRCLRCPVAYHAGDGCVAAGSVGLTHHLMICSGHAATKRNGLPSSPVNVGWCFLCARGLLVQDLTDNILSSYAYKSHYLLTESNRAELKLPMIPSPSSATKKNVGKGGKLLCCDSCPASFHPECLEVEMPEGAWSCSDCRAGKKPRYKQIVWVKLGNYRWWPAEICNPRLVPSNIQSLRHDIGDFPVFFFGSHDYYWINQGRVFPYVENDKNFATGQINVNKTFKKALEEAARRFQELRAQRESREALEQERNSRKPPPYKLIKSNKPMGKVQVHLADLSEIPRCNCKPADEHPCNLDSQCLNRMLQYECHPQVCPAGENCENQCFSKHLCAETELFKTDGRGWGLRTTQALRKGDFVTEYVGEVIDAEECQQRIKHAHENHVTDFYMLTLTKDRVIDAGPRGNSSRFVNHSCSPNCETQKWTVNGDVCIGIFTLCDIEAGTELTFNYNMYCVGNRRTSCHCGADNCSGFLGVQPTSAVVMEKEEKARNAKLKPKRRRLRPEGKHTHEYFCFCCGDGGELVMCDRKDCPKAYHLLCLNLNKPPYGRWECPWHDCSVCGSPASSLCDFCPRSFCGDHEAGALTPSSLDGRPCCSNHNPSSPLGSEPASAQPSSPSLSPVRVKEEPPGEVEEELEEEEEEEEEVEEVEEEEEEEEEEEEDEEEEESSLLAAE; encoded by the exons ATGGatttctccttttctttcatGCAAGGGATCATGGGAAATACAATTCAGCAACCCCCTCAACTAATTGACTCAGCCAACATCCGACAGGAGGGCCCCTATGACACCGGTAGTGACCCGGGTGAGGATGGAGGTCCTTCCTATGACGCTGCCCTGGAAGCAGAGTTCTCCTACCCCCCCTCGGCCTCAGAGGACATGCCCCAGGTGTCCAACGGTTACCCCCCTGGCCTGGGCATGTTTGACCCCCAGACCAAGTTCTCCATGTACTCCCAGTTCCCCAATGGCTCAGCCAACGGCTACGGACCAATAAGGGGCTACGGGGAGCACGGCCTCCTGTCAGGGGAGGGCACGGTGCTGCGAGGCCCCGGCCTCCAGGAGAGACCGTTGTCTCCCGTGTCCCCACCGTTGCCCACGCATCATCCGCACCTCCTGCACCACTCCCATCACCCTCACACGCTCCCTTACCACTCCAGCCTCCCGCATCTCCAAGCTCACGCCCATCCACACACCCAGAGCCCCCCACCACACCAGTCACAGCATCATTTGTCCCATACCCCTCACATTATGACTCACACGCTCCCGCCCCCGCCTCCTTTACTCCTGCCTCCCTCCACTCCACCCCCTTCCTTGGTGGACGGCGCCCCGTCATGCCTACCCCACCACGCCCCATCGACGGCTCACAGCGGGGTGCTGATGAAGACCAACTCCCCGGAGATCAAGTTGAAGATCATTAAGACGTATCAGAACGGCAAAGAGCTGTTTGAGTCGGCTCTGTGCGGGGATCTGCTGCAGGAGTTGCAG GAGGAGACGCAGAAAGACCAGGTGACGCAAATGCAGCgcaggaatgagaggaagaaggagaagaggaaaaagAGTGCCAGGCTGCAGGTACAAGTCAAGGAAGAGGGGTTGGACTTGGACCAGCCCCAGGAAAGTTCCACAGACCAGACAGTgacggagacagagacccaGGTCCAGCTCCAGCCAACAGAACCACCCCTGGCTCAGACAGAGAGGCCTCAGAAGACTGTTATCAAAGCTGAGGCAAAGACACTGAAG GTTCCAAAGGTCCATCATCCCTCTGTGATTCAAGAAACTGGGTTCTGTAAGGAGTTTGTCATTGGGGATCTGGTCTGGTCCAAGGTGGGCACCTACCCCTGGTGGCCCTGCATGGTCTCCTCGGATCCCCAGATGAaagtacacacacgcatcaacACCAGAG GTCACAGGGAGTATCATGTGCAGTTCTTTGGCAGCGTGGCCGAGCGAGCATGGATCCACGAGAAGAGGATAGTCATCTACCAGGGGGAACACCAGTTTGAAGAACTACAAGCCGAGACACTCCGGAAAACCAACAACCTGGCAGAGAAACACAAG CTGCTGAAGCCCATCCCTCAGAGGGAGCGCGCCCAGTGGGAGGTGGGCGTCGGCCACGCCGAAGACGCCTTCGTCATGACCAAGCAGGAGCGCATCGACAACTACACCTTCATCTACGTCGACCCGGACCCCAACCAGCCCCCGCCCGCCAAGAAGCCCCCCCCAGCCAGACCGGAGAAGCGGACTCAGCGGTCCGCCTCGGCCGTCAAGAAGGAAGAGGCGGGAGTCACGTCGCCCACCagagagccgccgccgccgccgccgccgccgctgtcccagcagccccagcaaTCCCATCAGCCCCAGCAGCCACGCCGGCAGCTGCCTCGCCGCCAGTGTAGCATCCAGAACGCCAGCGACGGCACCAACCCCCAGGCCTCGGACGGAGAGAGGGGCGGCAAAAGGGCAGACCCCAGCCCAGCCGGCTCCCAGACCCCAGAGACGGCCTCGGAGGCGGGGATCGGGCCGGagtcccctccccctgtccGCGCCTGGAAGACTGCGGCGGCCAGGAAGCTGCTGCCGCTCTCCATCACCATGAAGAAGCTCAACGTGGAGATCACCAAGTGTGACTGGCCTCTCCTGCAGAGGAAGGTGGTACCCTCGCCCAAGCGGGagcgagaagaggaggaggaggaggaggaggagaaggaggagcgagtggagggggaggtccGGCAGCCCGACCTGGGATATTGTTCACCGGAG CAGGACTGTGGTGCTAAACCTGAACCAAgcccggaggaagaggaggaggaagaggctgaagaagcagaggaggacagggaggagaggaggggctcCCCTGCCAgtcagaggagtgaggagggaggtATGCACCCCACCTCATCTCCTGGCTCCCACCACAGCAGTCCACCAG GTTCTCAAGAGAGGAAGCAGCAAAGACGCTCCATCCGGAGCCGGTCGGAGTCTGAGCGGGGCGGCGATCCGGTCCCGAAGAAGAAAACCAAAAAGGAACAG GCTGAGCTTGCCCCCGAGACTACTTTGAGAACGGGTTCCCAAAAAG GAGCCAGTGAGATCTCAGACGCCTGCAAGCCTTTGAAGAAGCGGAGCCGGGCCTCCACAGACGTGGAGATGGCTTCGTCTCAGTACAGAGACACCTCGGACTCGGACTCCAGAGGCCTCAACGATCCCCAG GGCTTGTTCGGGAAGGGCCTGGACAGTCCCGCAGCGGCAGACGCAGATGCATCTGACACGCAGTCCGTGGATTCTAACATGTCCCAGCAGACCAGCACTTCGGGGAAGAAGGACACTGTGTGCCAG atttgtgAGGTGTTTGGCGAGGGTTTGGTGGTCTGCGAGGGAGACTGCAGCAGACATTTTCACCTCGAGTGTCTTGGCCTGACCGCCCTAGTCGACAACAAGTTCACCTGTTCGGAGTGCAAGAACG GTAATCACTCGTGCTTTAGCTGTAAGATGTCGGGACAGGAAGTGACCCGCTGCTCCATGCCGGGATGCGGCTGCTTCTACCacaaggagtgtgtgtggaaacTCCCCGGGGCCACCGGCGTCGCGGGGGGAGGGTTCTGCTGCCCGCAGCACACCTGCTTCACCTGTTGCCTGGAGAGAGACCTGGAGAAAGCCGGCAAAG ggcGTATGATGCGCTGCCTCCGCTGTCCGGTGGCGTACCACGCGGGCGACGGCTGTGTGGCGGCCGGCAGCGTGGGCCTCACCCACCACCTCATGATCTGCAGTGGGCACGCCGCCACCAAGAGGAACGGCCTGCCCTCCTCCCCCGTCAACGTGGGCTGGTGTTTCCTGTGCGCCCGAG GGCTGTTAGTGCAGGACCTTACTGACAACATATTAAGTTCATATGCCTATAAGTCCCACTACCTTCTGACTGAGTCAAATCGTGCTGAGTTGAAATTACCTATGATTCCCTCTCCTTCGTCAGCTACCAAAAAGAATGTTGGGAAAG GAGGCAAGCTGCTGTGCTGCGACTCTTGCCCCGCCTCCTTTCACCCCGAGTGTCTGGAGGTGGAGATGCCCGAGGGGGCGTGGTCTTGCAGCGACTGTCGAGCGGGGAAGAAGCCGCGTTACAAACAGATCGTCTGGGTCAAGCTGGGGAACTACAG GTGGTGGCCAGCGGAAATCTGCAACCCTCGCCTGGTGCCGTCCAACATCCAGAGCCTCCGCCACGACATCGGCGACTTCCCCGTCTTCTTCTTCGGTTCCCACGACTACTACTGGATCAACCAAGGGCGCGTCTTCCCTTACGTGGAGAACGACAAGAACTTTGCTACGGGCCAGATCAACGTCAACAAAACCTTCAAGAAAG CACTGGAAGAGGCGGCCCGGCGTTTCCAGGAGCTCAGGGCCCagagggagagcagggaggCCCTGGAGCAGGAACGCAACTCGCGCAAACCTCCGCCCTACAAATTAATCAAG TCCAACAAGCCCATGGGGAAAGTGCAAGTGCACCTGGCCGACCTCTCGGAAATCCCACGATGCAACTGCAAGCCTGCAGACGAGCATCCATGCAACCTGGactcccaatgcctcaaccgcATGCTGCAGTACGAGTGCCATCCCCAG GTGTGTCCGGCCGGGGAGAACTGTGAGAACCAGTGCTTCTCAAAGCACCTGTGTGCCGAGACGGAGCTGTTCAAGACGGACGGCCGTGGCTGGGGGCTGCGGACCACCCAGGCTCTCAGGAAG GGTGACTTTGTGACAGAATACGTTGGCGAGGTGATAGACGCGGAGGAGTGCCAGCAACGAATCAAACACGCCCATGAAAACCACGTCACCGACTTCTACATGCTCACTCTCACGAAG GATCGCGTCATCGATGCAGGGCCCAGAGGGAACTCCTCCCGCTTTGTGAACCACAGCTGCAGCCCCAACTGTGAGACCCAGAAGTGGACCGTCAACGGGGACGTGTGCATAGGAATCTTCACCCTCTGCGACATTGAAGCAG GCACGGAGCTGACGTTCAACTACAACATGTACTGTGTGGGCAACCGAAGAACCTCCTGCCACTGCGGTGCCGACAACTGCTCCGGGTTCCTCGGGGTCCAGcccacg AGCGCTGTGgtcatggagaaggaggagaaggcccGCAACGCCAAGCTGAAGCCCAAGAGGCGACGGCTGCGGCCAGAGGGCAAGCACACCCACGAGTACTTCTGCTTCTGCTGCGGCGACGGAGGCGAGCTGGTCATGTGCGACCGGAAGGACTGCCCCAAAGCGTACCACCTCCTATGTCTGAACCTCAACAAGCCTCCTTATG GTCGCTGGGAGTGCCCGTGGCACGACTGCAGCGTGTGCggaagccccgcctcctccctctgtgACTTCTGCCCCCGCTCCTTCTGCGGCGACCACGAGGCGGGggccctcaccccctcctccctggacGGGCGGCCCTGCTGCTCCAATCACAACCCCTCCAGCCCCCTGGGCTCCGAGCCCGCCTCCGCCCAGCCCTCCAGCCCCAGCCTGAGCCCCGTCCGGGTAAAGGAGGAACCTCCaggcgaggtggaggaggagttagaggaggaggaggaggaggaagaagaggtggaggaggtagaggaggaggaagaagaagaagaggaggaggaggaggatgaagaggaggaggagtcgagCCTGCTGGCTGCAGAGTGA
- the nsd3 gene encoding histone-lysine N-methyltransferase NSD3 isoform X2 codes for MDFSFSFMQGIMGNTIQQPPQLIDSANIRQEGPYDTGSDPGEDGGPSYDAALEAEFSYPPSASEDMPQVSNGYPPGLGMFDPQTKFSMYSQFPNGSANGYGPIRGYGEHGLLSGEGTVLRGPGLQERPLSPVSPPLPTHHPHLLHHSHHPHTLPYHSSLPHLQAHAHPHTQSPPPHQSQHHLSHTPHIMTHTLPPPPPLLLPPSTPPPSLVDGAPSCLPHHAPSTAHSGVLMKTNSPEIKLKIIKTYQNGKELFESALCGDLLQELQEETQKDQVTQMQRRNERKKEKRKKSARLQVQVKEEGLDLDQPQESSTDQTVTETETQVQLQPTEPPLAQTERPQKTVIKAEAKTLKVPKVHHPSVIQETGFCKEFVIGDLVWSKVGTYPWWPCMVSSDPQMKVHTRINTRGHREYHVQFFGSVAERAWIHEKRIVIYQGEHQFEELQAETLRKTNNLAEKHKLLKPIPQRERAQWEVGVGHAEDAFVMTKQERIDNYTFIYVDPDPNQPPPAKKPPPARPEKRTQRSASAVKKEEAGVTSPTREPPPPPPPPLSQQPQQSHQPQQPRRQLPRRQCSIQNASDGTNPQASDGERGGKRADPSPAGSQTPETASEAGIGPESPPPVRAWKTAAARKLLPLSITMKKLNVEITKCDWPLLQRKVVPSPKREREEEEEEEEEKEERVEGEVRQPDLGYCSPEVRVNGDCGAKPEPSPEEEEEEEAEEAEEDREERRGSPASQRSEEGGMHPTSSPGSHHSSPPVLFLGSQERKQQRRSIRSRSESERGGDPVPKKKTKKEQAELAPETTLRTGSQKGASEISDACKPLKKRSRASTDVEMASSQYRDTSDSDSRGLNDPQGLFGKGLDSPAAADADASDTQSVDSNMSQQTSTSGKKDTVCQICEVFGEGLVVCEGDCSRHFHLECLGLTALVDNKFTCSECKNGNHSCFSCKMSGQEVTRCSMPGCGCFYHKECVWKLPGATGVAGGGFCCPQHTCFTCCLERDLEKAGKGRMMRCLRCPVAYHAGDGCVAAGSVGLTHHLMICSGHAATKRNGLPSSPVNVGWCFLCARGLLVQDLTDNILSSYAYKSHYLLTESNRAELKLPMIPSPSSATKKNVGKGGKLLCCDSCPASFHPECLEVEMPEGAWSCSDCRAGKKPRYKQIVWVKLGNYRWWPAEICNPRLVPSNIQSLRHDIGDFPVFFFGSHDYYWINQGRVFPYVENDKNFATGQINVNKTFKKALEEAARRFQELRAQRESREALEQERNSRKPPPYKLIKSNKPMGKVQVHLADLSEIPRCNCKPADEHPCNLDSQCLNRMLQYECHPQVCPAGENCENQCFSKHLCAETELFKTDGRGWGLRTTQALRKGDFVTEYVGEVIDAEECQQRIKHAHENHVTDFYMLTLTKDRVIDAGPRGNSSRFVNHSCSPNCETQKWTVNGDVCIGIFTLCDIEAGTELTFNYNMYCVGNRRTSCHCGADNCSGFLGVQPTSAVVMEKEEKARNAKLKPKRRRLRPEGKHTHEYFCFCCGDGGELVMCDRKDCPKAYHLLCLNLNKPPYGRWECPWHDCSVCGSPASSLCDFCPRSFCGDHEAGALTPSSLDGRPCCSNHNPSSPLGSEPASAQPSSPSLSPVRVKEEPPGEVEEELEEEEEEEEEVEEVEEEEEEEEEEEEDEEEEESSLLAAE; via the exons ATGGatttctccttttctttcatGCAAGGGATCATGGGAAATACAATTCAGCAACCCCCTCAACTAATTGACTCAGCCAACATCCGACAGGAGGGCCCCTATGACACCGGTAGTGACCCGGGTGAGGATGGAGGTCCTTCCTATGACGCTGCCCTGGAAGCAGAGTTCTCCTACCCCCCCTCGGCCTCAGAGGACATGCCCCAGGTGTCCAACGGTTACCCCCCTGGCCTGGGCATGTTTGACCCCCAGACCAAGTTCTCCATGTACTCCCAGTTCCCCAATGGCTCAGCCAACGGCTACGGACCAATAAGGGGCTACGGGGAGCACGGCCTCCTGTCAGGGGAGGGCACGGTGCTGCGAGGCCCCGGCCTCCAGGAGAGACCGTTGTCTCCCGTGTCCCCACCGTTGCCCACGCATCATCCGCACCTCCTGCACCACTCCCATCACCCTCACACGCTCCCTTACCACTCCAGCCTCCCGCATCTCCAAGCTCACGCCCATCCACACACCCAGAGCCCCCCACCACACCAGTCACAGCATCATTTGTCCCATACCCCTCACATTATGACTCACACGCTCCCGCCCCCGCCTCCTTTACTCCTGCCTCCCTCCACTCCACCCCCTTCCTTGGTGGACGGCGCCCCGTCATGCCTACCCCACCACGCCCCATCGACGGCTCACAGCGGGGTGCTGATGAAGACCAACTCCCCGGAGATCAAGTTGAAGATCATTAAGACGTATCAGAACGGCAAAGAGCTGTTTGAGTCGGCTCTGTGCGGGGATCTGCTGCAGGAGTTGCAG GAGGAGACGCAGAAAGACCAGGTGACGCAAATGCAGCgcaggaatgagaggaagaaggagaagaggaaaaagAGTGCCAGGCTGCAGGTACAAGTCAAGGAAGAGGGGTTGGACTTGGACCAGCCCCAGGAAAGTTCCACAGACCAGACAGTgacggagacagagacccaGGTCCAGCTCCAGCCAACAGAACCACCCCTGGCTCAGACAGAGAGGCCTCAGAAGACTGTTATCAAAGCTGAGGCAAAGACACTGAAG GTTCCAAAGGTCCATCATCCCTCTGTGATTCAAGAAACTGGGTTCTGTAAGGAGTTTGTCATTGGGGATCTGGTCTGGTCCAAGGTGGGCACCTACCCCTGGTGGCCCTGCATGGTCTCCTCGGATCCCCAGATGAaagtacacacacgcatcaacACCAGAG GTCACAGGGAGTATCATGTGCAGTTCTTTGGCAGCGTGGCCGAGCGAGCATGGATCCACGAGAAGAGGATAGTCATCTACCAGGGGGAACACCAGTTTGAAGAACTACAAGCCGAGACACTCCGGAAAACCAACAACCTGGCAGAGAAACACAAG CTGCTGAAGCCCATCCCTCAGAGGGAGCGCGCCCAGTGGGAGGTGGGCGTCGGCCACGCCGAAGACGCCTTCGTCATGACCAAGCAGGAGCGCATCGACAACTACACCTTCATCTACGTCGACCCGGACCCCAACCAGCCCCCGCCCGCCAAGAAGCCCCCCCCAGCCAGACCGGAGAAGCGGACTCAGCGGTCCGCCTCGGCCGTCAAGAAGGAAGAGGCGGGAGTCACGTCGCCCACCagagagccgccgccgccgccgccgccgccgctgtcccagcagccccagcaaTCCCATCAGCCCCAGCAGCCACGCCGGCAGCTGCCTCGCCGCCAGTGTAGCATCCAGAACGCCAGCGACGGCACCAACCCCCAGGCCTCGGACGGAGAGAGGGGCGGCAAAAGGGCAGACCCCAGCCCAGCCGGCTCCCAGACCCCAGAGACGGCCTCGGAGGCGGGGATCGGGCCGGagtcccctccccctgtccGCGCCTGGAAGACTGCGGCGGCCAGGAAGCTGCTGCCGCTCTCCATCACCATGAAGAAGCTCAACGTGGAGATCACCAAGTGTGACTGGCCTCTCCTGCAGAGGAAGGTGGTACCCTCGCCCAAGCGGGagcgagaagaggaggaggaggaggaggaggagaaggaggagcgagtggagggggaggtccGGCAGCCCGACCTGGGATATTGTTCACCGGAGGTGCGTGTGAACGGG GACTGTGGTGCTAAACCTGAACCAAgcccggaggaagaggaggaggaagaggctgaagaagcagaggaggacagggaggagaggaggggctcCCCTGCCAgtcagaggagtgaggagggaggtATGCACCCCACCTCATCTCCTGGCTCCCACCACAGCAGTCCACCAG TTCTCTTTTTAGGTTCTCAAGAGAGGAAGCAGCAAAGACGCTCCATCCGGAGCCGGTCGGAGTCTGAGCGGGGCGGCGATCCGGTCCCGAAGAAGAAAACCAAAAAGGAACAG GCTGAGCTTGCCCCCGAGACTACTTTGAGAACGGGTTCCCAAAAAG GAGCCAGTGAGATCTCAGACGCCTGCAAGCCTTTGAAGAAGCGGAGCCGGGCCTCCACAGACGTGGAGATGGCTTCGTCTCAGTACAGAGACACCTCGGACTCGGACTCCAGAGGCCTCAACGATCCCCAG GGCTTGTTCGGGAAGGGCCTGGACAGTCCCGCAGCGGCAGACGCAGATGCATCTGACACGCAGTCCGTGGATTCTAACATGTCCCAGCAGACCAGCACTTCGGGGAAGAAGGACACTGTGTGCCAG atttgtgAGGTGTTTGGCGAGGGTTTGGTGGTCTGCGAGGGAGACTGCAGCAGACATTTTCACCTCGAGTGTCTTGGCCTGACCGCCCTAGTCGACAACAAGTTCACCTGTTCGGAGTGCAAGAACG GTAATCACTCGTGCTTTAGCTGTAAGATGTCGGGACAGGAAGTGACCCGCTGCTCCATGCCGGGATGCGGCTGCTTCTACCacaaggagtgtgtgtggaaacTCCCCGGGGCCACCGGCGTCGCGGGGGGAGGGTTCTGCTGCCCGCAGCACACCTGCTTCACCTGTTGCCTGGAGAGAGACCTGGAGAAAGCCGGCAAAG ggcGTATGATGCGCTGCCTCCGCTGTCCGGTGGCGTACCACGCGGGCGACGGCTGTGTGGCGGCCGGCAGCGTGGGCCTCACCCACCACCTCATGATCTGCAGTGGGCACGCCGCCACCAAGAGGAACGGCCTGCCCTCCTCCCCCGTCAACGTGGGCTGGTGTTTCCTGTGCGCCCGAG GGCTGTTAGTGCAGGACCTTACTGACAACATATTAAGTTCATATGCCTATAAGTCCCACTACCTTCTGACTGAGTCAAATCGTGCTGAGTTGAAATTACCTATGATTCCCTCTCCTTCGTCAGCTACCAAAAAGAATGTTGGGAAAG GAGGCAAGCTGCTGTGCTGCGACTCTTGCCCCGCCTCCTTTCACCCCGAGTGTCTGGAGGTGGAGATGCCCGAGGGGGCGTGGTCTTGCAGCGACTGTCGAGCGGGGAAGAAGCCGCGTTACAAACAGATCGTCTGGGTCAAGCTGGGGAACTACAG GTGGTGGCCAGCGGAAATCTGCAACCCTCGCCTGGTGCCGTCCAACATCCAGAGCCTCCGCCACGACATCGGCGACTTCCCCGTCTTCTTCTTCGGTTCCCACGACTACTACTGGATCAACCAAGGGCGCGTCTTCCCTTACGTGGAGAACGACAAGAACTTTGCTACGGGCCAGATCAACGTCAACAAAACCTTCAAGAAAG CACTGGAAGAGGCGGCCCGGCGTTTCCAGGAGCTCAGGGCCCagagggagagcagggaggCCCTGGAGCAGGAACGCAACTCGCGCAAACCTCCGCCCTACAAATTAATCAAG TCCAACAAGCCCATGGGGAAAGTGCAAGTGCACCTGGCCGACCTCTCGGAAATCCCACGATGCAACTGCAAGCCTGCAGACGAGCATCCATGCAACCTGGactcccaatgcctcaaccgcATGCTGCAGTACGAGTGCCATCCCCAG GTGTGTCCGGCCGGGGAGAACTGTGAGAACCAGTGCTTCTCAAAGCACCTGTGTGCCGAGACGGAGCTGTTCAAGACGGACGGCCGTGGCTGGGGGCTGCGGACCACCCAGGCTCTCAGGAAG GGTGACTTTGTGACAGAATACGTTGGCGAGGTGATAGACGCGGAGGAGTGCCAGCAACGAATCAAACACGCCCATGAAAACCACGTCACCGACTTCTACATGCTCACTCTCACGAAG GATCGCGTCATCGATGCAGGGCCCAGAGGGAACTCCTCCCGCTTTGTGAACCACAGCTGCAGCCCCAACTGTGAGACCCAGAAGTGGACCGTCAACGGGGACGTGTGCATAGGAATCTTCACCCTCTGCGACATTGAAGCAG GCACGGAGCTGACGTTCAACTACAACATGTACTGTGTGGGCAACCGAAGAACCTCCTGCCACTGCGGTGCCGACAACTGCTCCGGGTTCCTCGGGGTCCAGcccacg AGCGCTGTGgtcatggagaaggaggagaaggcccGCAACGCCAAGCTGAAGCCCAAGAGGCGACGGCTGCGGCCAGAGGGCAAGCACACCCACGAGTACTTCTGCTTCTGCTGCGGCGACGGAGGCGAGCTGGTCATGTGCGACCGGAAGGACTGCCCCAAAGCGTACCACCTCCTATGTCTGAACCTCAACAAGCCTCCTTATG GTCGCTGGGAGTGCCCGTGGCACGACTGCAGCGTGTGCggaagccccgcctcctccctctgtgACTTCTGCCCCCGCTCCTTCTGCGGCGACCACGAGGCGGGggccctcaccccctcctccctggacGGGCGGCCCTGCTGCTCCAATCACAACCCCTCCAGCCCCCTGGGCTCCGAGCCCGCCTCCGCCCAGCCCTCCAGCCCCAGCCTGAGCCCCGTCCGGGTAAAGGAGGAACCTCCaggcgaggtggaggaggagttagaggaggaggaggaggaggaagaagaggtggaggaggtagaggaggaggaagaagaagaagaggaggaggaggaggatgaagaggaggaggagtcgagCCTGCTGGCTGCAGAGTGA